CCTGGGCACCGATGGATCAGCCGATTCGCCTGTTCGAGCACTTTGCCGCAAAGAAGTGACTTGCCTGATTCGCCGGATTTGATTATTCTGGGCCCGTTCTTTCCTCTCCGTACCATCTCATGGGAGGCCGCTCTTCAACTTACGCTTGGAGGTGTTCATGATCCGCATGCGTCCACTCGCCTTGGTGGGGCTTCTCGCCTTTACCGGCGGGACCGTCCTCGACGGCTGTGCCAGCAAATCGGGAACGAGCGGAGGCAATACCGCCAGCATTCCGAAACCCCGGACCGAGGAACGTATCGCGGCGCCGGTAGTCAAAGAAATCGAACCTCCGGCCGCACCGGCCCCCGCCCCGCTTCGATCCGTCGAAATGGCGGCGCGTAACGCAACCGGCCAGCAGAACATCCCTTTCCCCGACGTCTTGTTCGACTTCGATCAATATGTCCTGCGCGATGATGCTTTGACGACGGTCGAGGCCAATGCCAAACGCCTCAAGGATAACGGGGTCAAGAAGATCCTGCTCGAAGGGCGCTGCGACGAAATCGGTACGGCTGAATACAACATGGTCCTCGGCGAACGCCGTGCGTCCCATGTGAAGCGCTATCTCGAGAACCTGGGCATCGACAACCTGCAGATCGAAGTCACCAGCTACGGAAAAGATCGGCCTCTCTGCCTGCAGCACAATGCCTCTTGCTGGCAGAAGAACCGCAGCGTGCACTTCGTCGTACGAGACTAGCATTGCCTCACCCGGGCGGGATGCGATATCCCGCCCGGGCTGCTCGTTGTAACACAGATTTTACGTCCCCCTGAGATTCCCTCAATTCTCTTCTGCCATCCTTTCGCATCGGCGTACAGCGAGGTTCCGCGATCATGCCGGCCTCGAGCATTCTCTCAACCAGACGCGAGGAGGATCAGGATGGTTAGAATCGGTCAGCTGATGAGCAGATCGTTGGTCACGGTCCAGGTGGGTACGACCGTCATGGAAGCGGCCAAGGTCATGGGCGAACGGAAGATCGGCAGCGTCTTCGTCGAGCGAAACGACCAAGTCATTGGAATCGTGACCGAGCCGGATATCGTTCGAAAGGTCGTGGGCACGAGCAAGCCGCCCTACTTCACGCAGGTCGAATCAATCATGAGCAGCCCTGTGATCTGCATCGACGAGCGACGGTCGGTGACGGAGGCCGCCGATCTCATGCAACAGCACCAGACCAGGCACCTGGCGGTGTCCCAATCCGGCGCGATTGTGGGGGTCTTGTCCGTGCGAGACCTGCTCCATCCCGTCTCGATCGACGACTTCTGACGGGATGAAGAAGAACGCCGCGAGGCTGGCTCTGACTTGAGCCATGCTTATCCTGCCGGTTCTGACGGAATCGACTCGCGTTCCAGA
This portion of the Nitrospiraceae bacterium genome encodes:
- a CDS encoding CBS domain-containing protein, with amino-acid sequence MVRIGQLMSRSLVTVQVGTTVMEAAKVMGERKIGSVFVERNDQVIGIVTEPDIVRKVVGTSKPPYFTQVESIMSSPVICIDERRSVTEAADLMQQHQTRHLAVSQSGAIVGVLSVRDLLHPVSIDDF
- a CDS encoding OmpA family protein, which produces MIRMRPLALVGLLAFTGGTVLDGCASKSGTSGGNTASIPKPRTEERIAAPVVKEIEPPAAPAPAPLRSVEMAARNATGQQNIPFPDVLFDFDQYVLRDDALTTVEANAKRLKDNGVKKILLEGRCDEIGTAEYNMVLGERRASHVKRYLENLGIDNLQIEVTSYGKDRPLCLQHNASCWQKNRSVHFVVRD